The Sebastes umbrosus isolate fSebUmb1 chromosome 19, fSebUmb1.pri, whole genome shotgun sequence genome has a segment encoding these proteins:
- the fbp1b gene encoding fructose-1,6-bisphosphatase 1b, whose product MSDKGVFDTNVLTLTRFVLEEGRKAQGTGELTNLLNSICTAVKAISTAVRKAGIANLYGIAGSTNVTGDQVKKLDILSNDLVINMIKSSFTSCVLVSEEDEHAIIVEPDKRGKYIVCFDPLDGSSNIDCLVSIGTIFAIYKKTTDDEPCEKDALQPGRNLVAAGYALYGSATAMVLSTGQGVNCFMLDPAIGEFILVDRDVRIKKRGKIYSLNEGYAQHFYPDVTEYLKKKKYPEDGSAPYGSRYVGSMVADVHRTLVYGGIFLYPANVKSPKGKLRLLYECNPMAYIIEQAGGMATTGSMNVLDIQPTNIHERVPVVLGSPDDVQEYLAICKKHKK is encoded by the exons ATGTCTGACAAAGGAGTCTTCGATACCAACGTGCTGACCCTCACCAGGTTTGTCCTGGAGGAGGGCAGGAAGGCCCAGGGAACAGGTGAGCTGACCAACTTGCTCAACTCCATCTGCACCGCCGTCAAAGCCATTTCAACTGCTGTCAGGAAGGCTGGGATCGCTAACCT ATATGGCATTGCTGGAAGCACCAACGTGACGGGGGACCAGGTGAAGAAACTGGACATCCTGTCCAACGACCTGGTCATCAACATGATCAAGTCCTCCTTCACCTCGTGTGTGCTGGTGTCTGAGGAAGACGAGCATGCCATCATTGTGGAACCAGACAAGCGG GGAAAATACATCGTGTGCTTTGACCCGCTGGACGGCTCCTCAAACATTGACTGTCTCGTCTCGATTGGAACAATCTTCGCCATCTACAAAAAG ACCACAGACGATGAGCCATGTGAGAAGGATGCCCTGCAGCCGGGAAGAAACCTGGTGGCAGCTGGTTATGCTTTATACGGCAGCGCCACCGCGATGGTCCTCTCCACCGGTCAAGGAGTCAACTGCTTCATGCTCGACCCC GCAATTGGTGAGTTCATCTTGGTGGATCGAGATGTGAGGATCAAGAAGAGGGGAAAAATCTACAGTTTGAATGAAGGAtatgcacagcatttttatccagATGTGACAGAGTAcctaaaaaagaagaaataccCAGAG GATGGTTCTGCTCCGTATGGCAGTCGCTATGTTGGTTCAATGGTGGCTGATGTTCATCGTACTTTGGTGTACGGAGGGATCTTTTTATATCCTGCTAATGTCAAGAGTCCTAAGGGCAAG CTGAGGCTTTTGTACGAATGCAACCCCATGGCCTACATCATAGAGCAGGCAGGAGGCATGGCCACCACAGGATCCATGAACGTTCTGGACATCCAGCCCACCAACATCCACGAGCGAGTTCCCGTGGTCCTGGGATCCCCTGATGACGTGCAGGAGTATCTTGCCATCTGTAAGAAGCATAAGAAATGA